From Campylobacter upsaliensis, the proteins below share one genomic window:
- a CDS encoding heavy metal translocating P-type ATPase has protein sequence MKCEHCKLNFKQEQMREKNGLFFCCKGCESVYEILQDNGLDEFYQRLGNQSLKPVNLSKEFKNYDEFIHMSQDGFSEIHLLIHGIECAACIWLNEKILIRQKGILELEINHLNHKARIVFNQKEISLKEILTLIESIGYKASAYDVSKNEKKAERLKREFYSKMIVAIACVMNIMWIAVAKYAGFFSGMERDIKDILNFFEFVLATPVLFYTGSSFYKNAFKALKYKNLNMDTLVISGASLAYIYSLWAMFFRVGEVYFDSVAMIICFVFVGKYLEVFSKKRALDTIDGLNDFLQNEILVFNGNEFKPKEVQKVELGDIILLRAGDKILIDGICVKGEGSIDRSSLNGENAPQFVQKGDVLQSACVLIDGNIEYKATKLYKDSTLSKIIKLLEFAGSKKTKLANLVSQISGYFSRTILTLALLCFCFWFFYLNESVEKSLINAISVLIIACPCALALATPVSNLIALSKAFRHHILFKDSSVIENLSKCDFAVFDKTGILTKAELQVEQFYLSEKLDPNELYTFLSLSKHPIAKSVGEFLKQRGAKKLNLDFKELQNISARGLKANLNGKLFLGGNEVFLRENHIKIEKKIENSHFFFAKNNEILAFFELESILREGAKDLITYLQKEKKQVMILSGDNEFSVQKIAKQLGISNYKASCLPEDKMRELEKLSQRHKVLFVGDGINDALALKFAAVAITLREGSDLAIENSDILLLKNDLKSLQTAFELSQFTFKIIKQNLAFSLFYNALSLPLAFLGLINPLIAALSMSFSSIIVVLNALRIKK, from the coding sequence ATGAAGTGCGAACATTGTAAATTAAATTTCAAACAAGAACAAATGCGTGAAAAAAATGGCTTATTTTTTTGCTGTAAGGGCTGCGAAAGCGTGTATGAAATCTTGCAAGATAATGGACTTGATGAGTTTTATCAAAGACTTGGTAATCAAAGTCTAAAGCCTGTTAATTTAAGCAAAGAATTTAAAAATTATGATGAATTTATCCATATGAGTCAAGACGGCTTTAGCGAAATTCATCTTCTCATACACGGCATAGAATGTGCCGCTTGTATCTGGCTCAATGAAAAAATTTTAATCCGTCAAAAAGGCATTTTAGAACTTGAAATTAATCATCTTAACCATAAAGCTAGAATTGTATTTAACCAAAAAGAAATAAGCCTTAAAGAAATTTTAACCCTCATTGAAAGCATAGGCTATAAAGCAAGTGCTTATGATGTGAGCAAAAACGAAAAAAAGGCAGAAAGATTAAAACGCGAATTTTACTCTAAAATGATAGTTGCCATTGCTTGCGTGATGAATATAATGTGGATTGCCGTGGCAAAATATGCAGGCTTTTTTAGTGGTATGGAAAGAGACATTAAGGATATTTTAAATTTCTTCGAATTTGTACTAGCCACTCCTGTGCTTTTTTACACAGGTTCAAGTTTTTATAAAAATGCTTTTAAAGCCTTAAAATACAAGAATTTAAATATGGACACTCTTGTCATTAGCGGGGCGAGTTTGGCTTATATTTATTCTTTATGGGCGATGTTTTTTAGAGTTGGGGAAGTCTATTTTGACTCTGTGGCTATGATTATTTGCTTTGTTTTTGTGGGTAAATATTTGGAAGTTTTTAGCAAAAAACGCGCCCTTGACACCATAGATGGCTTAAATGACTTTTTACAAAATGAAATTTTAGTCTTTAATGGAAATGAATTTAAGCCAAAAGAAGTGCAAAAAGTAGAATTGGGCGACATCATCTTGCTAAGAGCTGGAGATAAAATTTTAATCGATGGAATTTGCGTAAAGGGTGAGGGCAGTATCGATCGCTCCTCTTTAAATGGAGAAAACGCTCCACAATTTGTCCAAAAAGGAGATGTATTACAATCAGCTTGTGTTTTAATAGATGGAAATATAGAATACAAAGCCACCAAACTTTACAAAGACTCTACACTCTCTAAAATCATCAAACTTTTAGAATTTGCAGGCTCTAAAAAGACAAAATTGGCTAATCTTGTAAGTCAAATTAGCGGCTATTTTTCAAGGACGATTTTAACTCTAGCTTTGCTTTGTTTTTGCTTTTGGTTTTTTTATCTCAATGAGAGCGTGGAAAAATCGCTTATTAACGCCATTTCTGTTTTAATCATCGCCTGTCCTTGTGCCCTAGCCCTTGCAACTCCTGTGAGTAATTTAATCGCTTTAAGCAAGGCTTTTAGACATCATATTCTTTTTAAAGATTCTAGTGTGATTGAGAATTTAAGCAAGTGCGATTTTGCCGTTTTTGATAAAACGGGCATTTTGACAAAGGCGGAACTTCAAGTCGAGCAATTTTACCTTAGCGAAAAACTTGATCCTAATGAGCTTTATACCTTTTTAAGTCTTTCAAAACACCCCATAGCAAAAAGCGTTGGAGAGTTTTTAAAGCAAAGGGGTGCTAAAAAGCTCAATTTAGATTTCAAAGAGCTTCAAAATATCAGTGCTAGAGGATTAAAAGCGAATTTAAATGGAAAGCTTTTTTTAGGGGGCAATGAAGTTTTTCTAAGAGAAAATCACATCAAAATAGAAAAAAAAATAGAAAATTCACATTTTTTCTTTGCTAAAAATAATGAAATTTTAGCCTTTTTTGAGCTAGAAAGCATTTTAAGAGAAGGGGCTAAAGACTTAATCACATATTTACAAAAAGAAAAAAAACAAGTGATGATTTTAAGTGGAGATAATGAATTTAGCGTGCAAAAAATAGCCAAACAACTTGGAATTTCAAACTATAAAGCTTCGTGTTTGCCAGAAGATAAAATGAGAGAATTAGAAAAGCTTTCACAACGCCATAAAGTTTTGTTTGTGGGTGATGGGATTAATGACGCTTTGGCTTTAAAATTTGCTGCGGTGGCTATTACTTTAAGAGAGGGGAGTGATTTGGCGATTGAAAATAGTGACATTTTGCTTTTAAAAAATGATTTAAAATCCTTACAAACAGCCTTCGAGCTTTCTCAATTTACCTTTAAAATTATCAAGCAAAATTTAGCCTTTTCACTTTTTTACAATGCTTTAAGCCTACCTCTAGCCTTTTTAGGTCTTATTAATCCTCTCATCGCAGCCTTATCTATGTCTTTTAGTAGTATAATAGTCGTTTTAAATGCATTAAGGATTAAAAAATGA
- the ccoS gene encoding cbb3-type cytochrome oxidase assembly protein CcoS, translating into MNWVIMMMMGVSIIVFFIILATLLWGVKNKQFDDDYKFTTLNDDEESLKEAVELERRKKEALAKKAQKEP; encoded by the coding sequence ATGAATTGGGTGATTATGATGATGATGGGGGTTTCTATCATCGTTTTTTTTATCATACTTGCGACCTTGCTTTGGGGGGTTAAAAATAAGCAATTTGACGATGATTATAAATTTACAACACTAAATGATGATGAAGAAAGCCTAAAAGAAGCGGTAGAATTAGAGCGTAGAAAAAAAGAAGCCTTAGCAAAAAAGGCTCAAAAAGAGCCTTAA
- a CDS encoding c-type cytochrome, giving the protein MKKFVAISALACLAISAYAADGATLYKKCAVCHGPKADKVYLNKVPALKSISTAERLQYMKEYSEGKRNAYGQGAIMKINLKGLTEEDFKAIEAYIETL; this is encoded by the coding sequence ATGAAAAAGTTTGTTGCAATTTCAGCTTTAGCCTGTTTGGCTATCTCAGCTTATGCGGCAGATGGTGCTACGCTTTATAAAAAATGTGCAGTTTGCCACGGACCAAAGGCTGATAAGGTGTATCTTAATAAGGTCCCAGCACTTAAAAGCATTTCGACTGCTGAAAGACTTCAATATATGAAGGAATATTCAGAGGGTAAAAGAAATGCTTATGGACAGGGTGCAATTATGAAAATCAACCTTAAAGGTTTAACGGAGGAAGATTTTAAAGCTATTGAAGCTTATATCGAAACTCTATAA
- a CDS encoding D-glycero-alpha-D-manno-heptose-1,7-bisphosphate 7-phosphatase, whose protein sequence is MKKALFLDRDGVINVDKKYVHKIEDFEFCEGIFKLCRIFTQKNYLIFVITNQSGIARGYYNEKDFATLSAFMCEEFAKKGILINKIYHCPHLEGCECRKPKPGMFFKAYEEFDIDRENSFFIGDNLTDMQAGFNAGLKKLYLINSTQKGDFYQNYTNLNALLKDIEKGEICV, encoded by the coding sequence ATGAAAAAGGCTTTATTTTTAGACAGAGACGGCGTAATCAATGTCGACAAAAAATATGTTCACAAGATAGAAGATTTTGAATTTTGCGAGGGGATTTTTAAGCTTTGCCGAATTTTCACACAAAAAAATTATCTTATTTTTGTCATCACTAATCAATCAGGCATTGCAAGAGGCTATTATAATGAGAAAGATTTTGCGACATTAAGTGCTTTTATGTGTGAAGAATTTGCCAAAAAAGGAATTTTAATAAATAAAATTTATCATTGTCCGCATTTGGAGGGTTGTGAGTGTAGAAAGCCAAAGCCCGGTATGTTTTTTAAAGCTTATGAAGAATTTGACATCGATAGAGAAAATTCCTTTTTTATAGGCGATAATCTCACAGATATGCAAGCAGGATTTAATGCAGGACTTAAAAAACTTTATCTCATAAACTCTACTCAAAAGGGCGATTTTTATCAAAATTATACTAATTTAAATGCACTTTTAAAAGACATCGAAAAGGGGGAAATATGCGTATAA
- the rfaD gene encoding ADP-glyceromanno-heptose 6-epimerase, which yields MRIIITGGAGFIGSNLALALQEKHEVLIIDKMRSDKRLDNGNLESFGHFKNLLEFKGELFVGDICEAKSFDVMREFKPDIIFHQAAISDTTAYNQTQVLSVNLNSFKDFIKLAIKCDSKLIYASSASVYGDMPSPQKVGYEEPKNPYAFSKLMMDKLAQKYFNELHIVGLRYFNIYGKNEFFKGKTASMILQFGLQILSGKNPRLFEGSEKIYRDFTYIKDVVNANLKALETKSGIYNVGSGKARTFKDIVDILQKELGTNLDYEWIKNPYEKAYQFHTQAHLDENFYKGEFELETGIRDYLPEIKRIFEKEYNA from the coding sequence ATGCGTATAATTATCACAGGAGGAGCAGGCTTTATAGGCTCGAATTTAGCTCTTGCTTTACAAGAAAAGCACGAGGTTTTAATTATCGATAAAATGCGAAGTGATAAAAGACTTGATAATGGAAATTTGGAGAGTTTTGGGCATTTTAAAAATTTACTTGAATTTAAAGGGGAGCTTTTTGTGGGTGATATTTGCGAGGCTAAAAGCTTTGATGTAATGCGTGAGTTTAAACCGGATATAATCTTTCATCAAGCAGCCATTTCGGACACCACAGCCTATAATCAAACCCAAGTTTTAAGCGTGAATTTAAATAGCTTTAAGGACTTCATTAAGCTTGCTATTAAATGCGACTCTAAGCTTATCTACGCAAGCTCTGCTAGCGTGTATGGAGATATGCCAAGTCCTCAAAAAGTAGGCTATGAAGAGCCTAAAAACCCTTACGCTTTTTCAAAATTAATGATGGATAAACTTGCACAAAAATATTTTAACGAGCTTCATATCGTGGGGCTACGCTATTTTAATATTTATGGGAAAAATGAATTTTTTAAAGGCAAAACCGCCTCGATGATTTTACAATTTGGCTTACAAATTTTAAGTGGGAAAAATCCGCGTTTATTTGAAGGAAGTGAAAAAATTTATAGAGATTTTACCTATATAAAAGATGTTGTAAATGCAAATTTAAAAGCCTTAGAAACAAAAAGTGGAATTTATAATGTAGGCAGTGGCAAGGCAAGAACTTTTAAGGATATTGTAGATATTTTACAAAAAGAACTTGGCACAAATTTAGACTATGAGTGGATTAAAAATCCCTATGAAAAAGCCTATCAATTTCACACCCAGGCACATTTAGACGAGAATTTTTACAAAGGCGAATTTGAGCTTGAGACTGGGATTAGAGACTATTTGCCTGAAATTAAACGCATTTTTGAAAAGGAATATAATGCTTGA
- the rfaE1 gene encoding D-glycero-beta-D-manno-heptose-7-phosphate kinase, with protein sequence MLENLSKQSPKILVVGDFMVDNYIWSACERISPEAPVLIAKSLKQEKRLGGAANVYANLANLNAQVFALGVVGDDEAGEFLKRHLKGVILTQKGRKTPLKNRILAHNQQVLRLDEEDSSKIELEEELISNFNTITKDFEAIILSDYGKGVLSEKVCQALICRANELNIPILIDPKGNDYSKYQNATLLTPNKKEALEALKFKDLEGENLKLAIKKLKNDFHLKYSIITLSEDGIALFDEDLHLISARALEVYDVTGAGDSVIAVLAFCLACKVPILKACELANEAAAVVVSKIGSVSVSFDEIKSLNLSTFEKKIKSKNELVSLLSNLKDKKIVFTNGCFDIVHFGHLSYLEQAKKLGDILIVGLNSDASIKRLKGEKRPINKAYERACMLGAFYFVDFVCIFEEDTPIELIKALKPDVLVKGADYEGKEVVGSELVKEVRLLEFRQGFSTTGIIERMRK encoded by the coding sequence ATGCTTGAAAATTTAAGCAAACAAAGCCCTAAAATTCTTGTTGTGGGTGATTTTATGGTGGATAATTACATTTGGAGTGCGTGTGAAAGAATAAGCCCTGAAGCCCCCGTTTTAATCGCAAAATCCCTCAAACAAGAAAAAAGATTGGGCGGAGCGGCAAATGTGTATGCTAATTTGGCTAATCTTAATGCACAAGTTTTCGCACTTGGGGTCGTGGGAGATGATGAAGCCGGAGAGTTTTTAAAGCGTCATTTAAAAGGTGTTATTCTCACACAAAAAGGACGCAAAACTCCTCTTAAAAACCGCATTTTAGCACATAATCAACAAGTTTTAAGACTTGATGAGGAAGATAGCTCTAAAATCGAATTAGAAGAGGAGCTAATCTCAAATTTTAACACAATAACAAAAGATTTTGAGGCAATTATCTTGAGCGATTATGGAAAGGGGGTTTTGAGTGAAAAAGTGTGTCAAGCTCTTATTTGTAGGGCAAATGAGCTTAATATCCCTATTTTAATCGACCCAAAGGGAAATGATTATAGCAAATATCAAAACGCCACTCTCTTAACGCCCAATAAAAAAGAAGCTTTGGAGGCTTTGAAATTTAAAGATTTAGAGGGGGAAAATCTAAAACTTGCCATTAAAAAGCTTAAAAATGACTTTCATTTAAAATACTCTATCATCACGCTTTCAGAAGACGGCATAGCCTTGTTTGATGAGGATTTACACCTAATCAGTGCTAGAGCTTTGGAGGTTTATGATGTAACTGGGGCTGGAGATAGTGTCATTGCTGTTTTAGCCTTTTGTCTAGCTTGTAAAGTGCCTATTTTAAAGGCTTGTGAATTAGCCAACGAGGCAGCGGCTGTGGTTGTAAGTAAGATAGGCAGTGTGAGCGTGAGTTTTGACGAGATAAAAAGTCTAAATTTAAGCACTTTTGAAAAGAAAATTAAAAGCAAAAATGAACTTGTAAGCCTACTTTCAAATTTAAAAGATAAAAAAATCGTTTTTACAAATGGCTGTTTTGACATCGTGCATTTTGGGCATTTAAGCTATTTAGAGCAGGCGAAAAAACTAGGCGATATTTTAATCGTAGGGCTTAATTCAGACGCTAGCATCAAAAGACTAAAAGGAGAAAAACGCCCTATCAATAAGGCATACGAAAGGGCTTGTATGCTGGGGGCTTTTTATTTTGTCGATTTTGTGTGTATATTTGAGGAGGATACGCCCATTGAGTTAATTAAGGCTTTAAAGCCTGATGTTTTGGTAAAGGGGGCAGATTATGAGGGCAAAGAGGTCGTGGGGAGTGAGCTTGTCAAAGAAGTGAGATTACTTGAATTTCGGCAAGGCTTTAGCACGACAGGCATTATAGAAAGGATGCGAAAATGA
- a CDS encoding glycosyltransferase family 25 protein, giving the protein MKIFIINLLRSTHRKKAMQKQISKLFSENSSLKDRLEFIFFEAVDGDGGEEFAKFHPTWTKYLNGRKLSSGEKGCFASHYKLWQKCLELNESIFVLEDDVEFTQAFNANNLEKILKSPYEYVRIHYIKEKSSYALNNHFNITFSNVAGTRGYFIKPSAAKKFIKHTRILINPIDDSMDYSTVSNIIFKPLFLQDFDTASDIAATRERERERENNYKFTRELYRLYRNAKHFLLTLKARLRLIFLLKT; this is encoded by the coding sequence ATGAAAATTTTCATCATTAATCTCTTACGCTCTACGCACAGAAAAAAGGCTATGCAGAAGCAAATTTCTAAGCTTTTTAGCGAAAATTCCTCCCTTAAAGATCGCTTAGAATTTATCTTTTTTGAAGCTGTTGATGGAGATGGGGGAGAAGAATTTGCCAAATTTCACCCAACTTGGACGAAATATCTCAATGGTAGAAAGTTAAGTTCGGGTGAAAAAGGCTGTTTTGCAAGTCATTATAAATTATGGCAAAAGTGCTTAGAGCTTAATGAGAGCATTTTTGTGCTTGAGGACGATGTGGAATTTACTCAGGCTTTTAACGCAAACAATTTAGAAAAAATTTTAAAAAGTCCTTATGAGTATGTGAGAATTCACTACATAAAAGAAAAGAGTTCTTACGCTCTTAATAATCATTTTAATATCACTTTTTCAAATGTAGCGGGAACGAGAGGCTATTTCATCAAGCCTAGTGCGGCTAAAAAATTCATAAAACACACGCGAATTTTAATCAATCCTATTGATGATAGTATGGATTATAGCACTGTTTCAAACATCATCTTTAAACCTCTTTTTCTGCAAGATTTTGACACAGCAAGTGATATAGCCGCTACAAGAGAGAGAGAGAGAGAGAGAGAGAACAACTACAAATTCACGCGTGAGCTTTACCGCCTATATCGCAACGCAAAACACTTTCTTCTCACACTCAAAGCAAGACTTCGTTTAATCTTTCTCCTTAAAACTTAA
- the lpxD gene encoding UDP-3-O-(3-hydroxymyristoyl)glucosamine N-acyltransferase, with protein MKLREIAEFLSLEYEGEDLEISALNSLLRASFTELTYCDGEKNAKDIPNTGAAAIIVAKEYENLVPKDTKALISPNPHLSFAFLSKIFAKPLFSEVKSQNIAKSAKIMPNVYLGNNINIGENVVIMAGAFVGDNVSIGDESVIHPNVVIYNDTKIGKKCHLLANCVMGSDGFGYAHNKNGEHYKIYHNGNVILEDFVEIGACTTIDRAVFGSTIIKAGTKVDNLVQVGHNCQIGQNCIIVAQTGISGSSELGRNVVMGGQSATSGHLKIGDFSTIAARGGVSKSLEGGRVYGGFPIMLQKDWLKMQAKIALSFKEKD; from the coding sequence ATGAAATTAAGAGAGATAGCGGAATTTTTAAGTTTAGAATATGAGGGCGAGGATTTAGAAATCAGTGCGCTTAATTCTTTATTAAGGGCTAGTTTTACGGAGCTAACATATTGTGATGGGGAGAAAAATGCTAAAGATATCCCAAATACAGGTGCTGCGGCTATCATAGTCGCTAAAGAGTATGAAAATTTAGTTCCAAAAGATACTAAGGCTCTCATTTCTCCTAATCCTCATCTTAGCTTTGCTTTTTTAAGTAAAATTTTTGCTAAACCTCTTTTTAGCGAGGTTAAGTCGCAAAATATCGCAAAAAGTGCGAAGATTATGCCTAATGTTTATTTGGGAAATAATATTAACATAGGCGAAAATGTGGTGATTATGGCGGGGGCTTTTGTGGGGGATAATGTCAGTATAGGCGATGAAAGTGTGATTCACCCTAATGTCGTCATTTATAATGACACTAAAATAGGCAAAAAATGCCATTTATTAGCAAATTGCGTGATGGGAAGTGATGGCTTTGGCTATGCGCATAATAAAAATGGAGAGCATTATAAAATTTATCACAATGGTAATGTGATTTTGGAAGATTTTGTCGAAATAGGTGCTTGCACGACTATTGATAGGGCTGTGTTTGGAAGCACGATTATTAAAGCTGGGACTAAGGTGGATAATTTGGTACAAGTGGGGCATAATTGTCAAATTGGGCAAAATTGCATTATAGTCGCTCAAACAGGAATTTCAGGCTCAAGCGAATTGGGGCGTAATGTTGTAATGGGCGGACAAAGTGCAACAAGCGGACATCTTAAAATAGGCGATTTTAGCACCATAGCAGCAAGAGGGGGCGTGAGTAAAAGCTTAGAAGGTGGGCGTGTGTATGGGGGCTTTCCTATAATGCTGCAAAAAGACTGGCTTAAAATGCAGGCTAAAATTGCTTTAAGTTTTAAGGAGAAAGATTAA
- a CDS encoding replicative DNA helicase: protein MNNEEHYDLDLERMILSSCLLGGGEVYANIAGDIEIKDFSLKAHQDIFKAIVSCVNAGEPIGLSFLKKYGKLDEQILNEIIATPSMINISAYAKELREKSIKRQLLSFAHLLPSRISANRAVSEISDELSKDIFTIISRVNSADIKNVNEVLGELLEEFKRQKSLENKHIIGLESGFSELDDKTKGFKGGELIIVAARPGMGKTTLCLNFIDNVLRQNKGVVMFSLEMPGIQIMQRLLASKTSIPLQKIITADLNDDEWDRVSDACNYYAKTQFFLYDSGYASITDIRAILRRLKAQEDDISLCVVDYIGLMMSHSNFSDRHLQVSEISRGLKLLARELDMPIIALSQLNRSLENRSNKRPMLSDLRESGAIEQDADTILFVYRDEVYREQEEKERENKAKAEGKEYHPKFIPNPRQELAEIIIGKNRNGPVGTAEVEFQKENSRFVDKPSGMIETTFNG, encoded by the coding sequence ATGAATAATGAAGAGCATTATGATTTAGATTTAGAGCGTATGATATTAAGCTCTTGTTTGTTAGGCGGTGGGGAAGTTTATGCAAATATCGCTGGAGATATTGAAATCAAGGACTTTAGCCTAAAAGCACATCAAGATATTTTTAAAGCCATTGTCTCTTGTGTGAATGCTGGAGAGCCAATTGGGCTTAGTTTTTTGAAAAAATATGGCAAATTAGATGAGCAAATTTTAAATGAAATTATCGCCACCCCCTCGATGATTAATATTAGTGCTTATGCTAAAGAGTTGAGAGAGAAGTCTATCAAAAGACAGCTTTTAAGTTTCGCTCATCTTTTACCAAGTCGCATCAGTGCAAATAGGGCTGTGAGTGAAATTTCTGATGAGCTTAGTAAGGATATTTTTACCATTATTAGCCGTGTTAATTCTGCTGATATTAAAAATGTCAATGAGGTTTTAGGTGAGCTTTTAGAGGAATTTAAAAGGCAGAAAAGTTTGGAAAATAAGCACATCATAGGGCTTGAAAGTGGTTTTAGTGAGCTTGATGATAAAACTAAAGGCTTTAAGGGGGGTGAGCTTATTATCGTTGCGGCTAGACCTGGTATGGGTAAGACAACTCTATGCTTAAATTTTATCGATAATGTTTTAAGGCAAAATAAAGGTGTGGTAATGTTTTCACTTGAAATGCCCGGAATTCAAATTATGCAAAGACTGCTCGCTTCTAAAACTTCTATCCCCTTGCAAAAAATTATTACCGCTGATTTAAATGATGATGAGTGGGATAGGGTGAGTGATGCGTGTAATTATTATGCTAAGACTCAATTTTTTCTTTATGATAGCGGTTATGCTAGCATTACGGATATAAGGGCGATTTTAAGAAGACTTAAGGCTCAAGAAGATGATATTTCTTTGTGTGTGGTCGATTATATAGGGCTTATGATGAGTCATTCAAATTTTAGCGATAGACATTTGCAAGTGAGTGAAATTTCACGGGGACTCAAGCTTTTAGCAAGAGAGCTTGATATGCCTATAATCGCACTTTCTCAGCTTAATCGCTCTTTGGAAAATAGGTCCAATAAACGCCCAATGTTAAGTGATTTGCGTGAAAGTGGAGCCATCGAGCAAGATGCGGATACGATTTTATTTGTTTATCGTGATGAAGTGTATAGGGAACAAGAGGAAAAGGAAAGGGAAAATAAGGCAAAGGCAGAGGGGAAGGAATACCACCCTAAATTTATCCCTAATCCAAGGCAAGAACTTGCCGAGATTATCATCGGTAAAAATAGAAATGGTCCCGTTGGCACAGCTGAAGTGGAATTTCAAAAGGAAAATTCGCGTTTTGTGGATAAGCCAAGCGGTATGATAGAAACAACTTTTAATGGATAA
- the ispG gene encoding flavodoxin-dependent (E)-4-hydroxy-3-methylbut-2-enyl-diphosphate synthase — translation MQRFKTRQIKVGKVAIGGDAPISVQSMLFTKTRDIEGCLEQLNRLYFAGADIVRLACLDMADARALKEIKAKSPLPLIVDIHFNYKLALFCAEFIDGVRINPGNIGSKDNVKEVVKACKERQIPIRIGINHGSIEKQFSDKFGYGVDAMLESAKYNIRLLEDLDFTDIKISMKTSHTQTTIEAYERLRPLCDYPFHLGVTEAGTKFHSTIKSSIALGSLLLKGIGDTMRVSMTGELEEEIRVARAILQDSGVQKSGVNIISCPTCGRIQSDLLSAIKLVEEKTKHIKTPLNISVMGCVVNALGEAKGADVAIAFGKGQGLVIRAGEVVAKLKEDKLVERFLEEVEDEVRLRGE, via the coding sequence ATGCAAAGATTTAAAACAAGACAAATTAAAGTCGGTAAAGTGGCTATCGGTGGGGACGCACCTATTTCGGTGCAATCTATGCTTTTTACAAAAACAAGAGACATTGAGGGCTGTTTGGAGCAGCTTAACCGTCTTTATTTTGCGGGAGCGGATATTGTCCGCCTTGCTTGTTTGGATATGGCAGATGCTAGAGCCTTAAAAGAAATTAAAGCAAAAAGCCCCCTACCTTTAATCGTAGATATTCATTTTAATTACAAACTTGCTCTTTTTTGTGCGGAATTTATAGACGGAGTGCGGATTAATCCGGGTAATATAGGCTCTAAAGATAATGTCAAAGAAGTAGTAAAAGCGTGTAAAGAACGGCAAATTCCCATAAGAATAGGCATTAATCACGGCTCGATAGAAAAGCAATTTAGCGATAAATTTGGCTATGGAGTTGATGCTATGCTTGAGAGTGCGAAGTATAATATAAGACTTTTGGAGGATTTGGACTTTACAGATATTAAAATTTCTATGAAAACTTCTCACACGCAAACGACCATTGAGGCTTATGAGAGATTGCGTCCGCTTTGCGATTATCCTTTTCATTTAGGCGTAACGGAAGCTGGGACGAAATTTCACAGCACTATTAAAAGCTCTATTGCTTTAGGTTCTTTGCTTTTAAAGGGCATAGGCGACACGATGAGGGTTTCTATGACTGGGGAGCTTGAGGAAGAAATTCGCGTAGCAAGGGCTATTTTACAAGATAGCGGTGTGCAAAAAAGCGGGGTAAATATCATATCCTGTCCTACTTGTGGGCGTATCCAAAGCGACTTGCTTTCTGCGATTAAGCTTGTAGAAGAGAAAACTAAGCATATTAAAACCCCTTTGAATATCAGCGTTATGGGCTGCGTGGTCAATGCTCTTGGCGAGGCAAAAGGTGCTGATGTCGCCATAGCCTTTGGTAAGGGTCAAGGACTAGTGATAAGAGCTGGCGAAGTGGTGGCAAAACTTAAAGAAGATAAGCTTGTAGAACGCTTTTTGGAGGAAGTTGAGGACGAAGTGAGACTAAGAGGGGAATAA